A single region of the Vicia villosa cultivar HV-30 ecotype Madison, WI linkage group LG4, Vvil1.0, whole genome shotgun sequence genome encodes:
- the LOC131599906 gene encoding lactoylglutathione lyase GLX1-like, which yields MAEAAQSNAELLEWPKKDNHRFLHVVYRVGDLDRTIKFYTEVFGMKLLRKRDVPEEKYTNAFLGFGPEQTNFVVELTYNYGVTSYDIGTGFGHFAIATPDVYKFVEEIRAKGGVVTREPAPIGDIVIAFVKDPDGYEFEIQQKASTPEPLCHILYRVGDLDRSIKFYEKALGFKLLKKYDLPEYKITFAIIGYGEEPERVVLELLYNYGVTEYTKGNAYAQVAIGTDDVYKSAEVVKIVTEELGGKITRQPGPIPGINTKITSFLDPDGWKIVLVDNQDFLKELE from the exons ATGGCTGAGGCTGCACAATCCAATGCTGAGCTGTTGGAATGGCCGAAGAAAGATAACCACCGATTCCTGCATGTTGTTTACCGTGTTGGTGATCTCGATCGCACCATCAA GTTTTATACTGAAGTTTTTGGAATGAAGCTTCTGAGGAAACGAGATGTTCCGGAAGAGAAATATACCAATGCTTTTCTTGGATTTGGTCCTGAACAAACTAATTTTGTTGTGGAATTAACTTATA ATTACGGGGTGACCTCGTATGACATTGGGACTGGCTTTGGACATTTTGCTATCGCAACTCCAGAT GTCTACAAATTTGTTGAAGAGATCCGAGCTAAGGGTGGAGTCGTCACTAGGGAGCCTGCTCCAATTGGTGACATTGTTATTGCCTTTGTGAAGGATCCTGATGGTTATGAATTTGAAATTCAACAAAAAGCTTCAACCCCTGAGCCATTATGCCATATATTGTATCGTGTTGGTGACTTAGACCGCTCAATTAAGTTTTACGAAAAG GCTTTGGGATTCAAGCTGCTCAAGAAGTATGATTTACCTGAATACAAG ATAACTTTTGCTATTATTGGATATGGTGAAGAGCCCGAGAGAGTTGTGTTGGAGTTATTATATAACTATGGTGTCACTGAATACACCAAGGGAAATGCTTATGCACAG GTTGCTATTGGCACTGATGATGTGTACAAGAGCGCTGAGGTAGTCAAGATAGTCACTGAAGAGCTTGGAGGGAAGATTACCAGGCAACCAGGGCCAATTCCTGGCATTAACACGAAGATCACTTCTTTCCTAGATCCAGATGGATGGAAAatt GTGTTGGTCGATAATCAAGATTTTCTGAAAGAGTTGGAGTGA